A segment of the uncultured Desulfobulbus sp. genome:
GATGGTAACCATGGGGAAGTTCAGGCCATAGGGGGTGCCGGTTGCGGGATTGATCGAGGAGGGGCCGGTGGAACCGCAGCAGCTGCCGAGAATATTGGAGCAGATGACGAAAAAACGGTTGGTATCGATCGGTTTGCCCGGGCCGACCATGTTGTCCCACCAGCCGGGGCGTTCGTCGCTCTCCTGAAACCGGCCGGCCACATGGGAGTCGCCGGAAAAGGCATGGAGGATGAGCACCGCATTGCTGCGTTCGGCGTTCAGCTCCCCCAGGGTTTCATAGGCAAGGGTGATCGGCCCCAGGCGGGTGCCGCAATCTAGCAGCAAACCATCCGGCGGCTCGGCAAAGGTGTAAAACTGTCGTTCGACCAACAGGGATTTCCCCGGGCCTGCAAGAGGACTGCTCATCGGTTCCTGTTTCTGCTGCGGGGAGGGAACAAAACCCACATTGTGGGACACACACCACTGCTTTCACCCTTTGATTACAAAGGTCAGTTATAAGCACAGCCTGGGGTTGGCGCCACAAGAAAAATGATCAGTCCGTGTGCACCTTGCGGGGAAAATCAGCCCAGAGAGCGGCGCATCCGCAGCAGGGCCTCCTGCAACAGGGACCGCGGACAGGCGAAATTCAGGCGAACAAACCCAGGACTGCCAAAGGATCGGCCACCGGAGAGTCCGATCCCGGCATTCTCGAAAAAGCGCTGCGGATGGTCGATGCCCCTGCCGCGCAGATCGATCCAGGCGAGGTAGGTCGCCTCGACCGGGGTCATCTCCAGTCCGGGCATTTCTCTGATCGCCTCAAACACAAGATCGCGGTTTCCACGGAGATAGTCAAGCAGGGCCAGACGCCAGGGCTCGCCATGACGATAGGCGGCCTCGGCCGCGGTATAGCCCAAGAGGTTGACATGGGGCACAATGCCGTCCATGGCCCGCCGCAACCGCTGGCGGAGCCCAGGATCGGCGACCACCGCATAGGAGCAGCCCAGGCCGGGGATGTTGTAGGTCTTGCTCGGCGCCTGCAGGGTGATGGTGCGACGGCTGATCCGGGCATCGAGCATGGCCAGGGGAAGGTGTTTCTTCTCGGCATCGAGAATCAGGTCGGCGTGAATCTCATCACTGCAGATAAGCAGATCGTGCTCTTCGGCCAGATCAGCCAATGCCAGCAACTCTTCCCGGCTCCACACACGCCCCACCGGATTGTGCGGATTGCAGAGCAAAAGCAACCTGGTCCTGGCAGTGATGGCCCGGCGCATGCCCTCGATATCCATCCGCCAATGGGTCCCCTCCTGGATCAGGGGCACGGTCACCGTCGTCTGGCCCATCAACTCTGGCGCACTCATGAAGGGCGGATAGATCGGGGTGGAGGTGATCACCTCGTCTTTCGGCCCGCCGACCGCCAGGCAGACCGCGTTCAAGCCGGTGACCAGGCCCGGCAGCCATACCAGCCACTCGGCCTCGATCCGCCAGCCATAGTGGTGCTCGACATGCGCCAGCACTGCCTCGACCAAGGATTGCGGCGCCAGGGTGTAGCCAAAGATGGGGTGCTCCAGCCGCTCGCGGAGGGCCGCCATCACTGCCGGCGGCGAGGGGAAATCCATATCCGCCACCCACAGGGGGAGAATATCCTGCCCCTTGTAGTGATCCCACTTCAGGCTGCTGGAGGACCGACGATCGATGAGTGTGTCAAAATCAAAGGGGGCGGTGTGTGCTACCGCCCCCGAACCGTTGCTGTTGTTCACAGGAAATTCTAGTTTCTGGTCAACTGACGATAGCGAATGCGATGCGGCTGTTCGGCATCGGCACCTTTGCGTTTTTTGTAGTCCTGCTCATAATCGGAGTAGTTGCCCTCGAACCAGACCACCTCTGAGTTGCCCTCAAAGGCCATGATGTGGGTCGCGATGCGGTCGAGAAACCAGCGGTCGTGGCTGATCACCACCGCACAACCGGCAAAGTTTTCCAGGGCTTCCTCCAGGGCACGCATGGTGTTGACGTCCAGGTCGTTGGTCGGCTCGTCGAGCAGAAGCACGTTGCCGCCCTCCTTGAGCATCTGCGCCAGGTGCACCCGGTTGC
Coding sequences within it:
- a CDS encoding PatB family C-S lyase, whose product is MNNSNGSGAVAHTAPFDFDTLIDRRSSSSLKWDHYKGQDILPLWVADMDFPSPPAVMAALRERLEHPIFGYTLAPQSLVEAVLAHVEHHYGWRIEAEWLVWLPGLVTGLNAVCLAVGGPKDEVITSTPIYPPFMSAPELMGQTTVTVPLIQEGTHWRMDIEGMRRAITARTRLLLLCNPHNPVGRVWSREELLALADLAEEHDLLICSDEIHADLILDAEKKHLPLAMLDARISRRTITLQAPSKTYNIPGLGCSYAVVADPGLRQRLRRAMDGIVPHVNLLGYTAAEAAYRHGEPWRLALLDYLRGNRDLVFEAIREMPGLEMTPVEATYLAWIDLRGRGIDHPQRFFENAGIGLSGGRSFGSPGFVRLNFACPRSLLQEALLRMRRSLG